From Streptomyces sp. NBC_00370, a single genomic window includes:
- a CDS encoding zinc-binding dehydrogenase, with protein MFAAYAARIDRDQPLNGLELGERPAPEKRPGWTTVTVRAASLNHHDLWSLRGVGLAEDKLPMILGCDAAGIDEDGNEVVVYSVVGATGHGVGPREPRSILTERYQGTFAEQVTVPAWNVLPKPAELSFEEAACLPTAWLTAYRMLFTNAGVRPGDSVLVQGAGGGVATAAIVLGSAAGLRVYATSRSPEKRARAVELGALDAFEPGARLPQRVDAVIETVGAATWSHSVKSLKPGGTLVISGATSGDSPSRAELTRVFFLELKIVGSTMGSKDELEDLLSFCATTGVRPVIDGVLPLDGAREGFEKMARGDVFGKIVLTT; from the coding sequence ATGTTCGCCGCCTACGCAGCACGCATCGACCGCGACCAGCCCCTCAACGGCCTTGAACTGGGGGAGCGTCCGGCCCCCGAGAAGCGCCCCGGCTGGACGACCGTGACCGTCAGAGCCGCCTCCCTCAACCACCACGACCTGTGGTCGCTGCGCGGGGTGGGCCTCGCCGAGGACAAACTCCCGATGATCCTCGGCTGCGACGCCGCGGGCATCGACGAGGACGGCAACGAGGTCGTCGTCTACTCCGTCGTCGGCGCCACGGGCCACGGCGTGGGCCCGCGCGAGCCCCGCTCGATCCTCACCGAGCGCTACCAGGGCACGTTCGCCGAGCAGGTCACCGTCCCGGCCTGGAACGTCCTGCCGAAGCCCGCCGAGCTGAGCTTCGAGGAAGCCGCCTGCCTGCCCACGGCCTGGCTGACCGCCTACCGCATGCTTTTCACCAACGCCGGTGTACGACCGGGCGATTCGGTCCTGGTGCAGGGCGCGGGCGGCGGCGTCGCGACGGCGGCGATCGTGCTCGGCAGCGCGGCGGGTCTGCGCGTCTACGCCACGAGCCGCTCGCCGGAGAAGCGCGCCCGCGCGGTCGAACTGGGCGCGCTGGACGCGTTCGAGCCGGGTGCGCGGCTGCCGCAGCGGGTCGACGCGGTCATCGAAACGGTGGGCGCGGCGACGTGGTCCCACTCGGTCAAGTCCCTGAAGCCGGGCGGCACGCTGGTCATCTCGGGCGCGACGAGCGGCGACAGCCCGTCACGCGCGGAGCTGACCCGGGTCTTCTTCCTGGAGCTGAAGATCGTCGGCTCGACGATGGGGTCGAAGGACGAGCTGGAGGACCTGCTGTCGTTCTGCGCGACGACGGGGGTACGACCGGTGATCGACGGGGTGCTGCCACTGGACGGGGCGCGCGAGGGCTTCGAAAAGATGGCGCGCGGCGACGTCTTCGGCAAGATCGTCCTAACGACCTGA
- a CDS encoding PadR family transcriptional regulator: MPPVFAHGRLRLYLLKLLDEAPRHGYEVIRLLEERFQGLYAPSAGTVYPRLAKLETEGLVTHATEGGRKVYSITEAGREELAGRSGELADLELEIRDSVSELAAEIRDDVRGAAGQLRNEMRAAASESRRQSPSDDAESWRAAKQGWKEQARRAKDESRRAREDAQQARRQAKEAQESAREEMQRIAKQVQDQVQGHFARGDWPTGVREGLSELAGQLSGMTWPPSAPSGGARPAPESPSSAPEWAKDTPETGDPARDLDRLLDRFRDDIRDAARDNGVTESQLGEARRHLSTAAAHITALLRVGGRG, translated from the coding sequence ATGCCTCCTGTCTTCGCCCACGGCCGACTGCGGCTCTACCTGCTCAAGCTGCTCGACGAGGCACCGCGCCACGGCTACGAGGTGATCCGCCTCCTGGAGGAACGCTTCCAGGGCCTGTACGCGCCGTCCGCCGGCACCGTCTACCCCCGGCTCGCCAAGCTGGAGACTGAGGGCCTGGTCACCCACGCGACCGAGGGCGGCCGAAAGGTCTACTCGATCACCGAGGCGGGCCGCGAGGAACTGGCGGGCCGCAGCGGCGAACTCGCCGACCTGGAGCTGGAGATCCGCGACTCGGTCTCCGAACTGGCCGCGGAGATCCGCGACGACGTACGGGGCGCGGCGGGCCAGCTGCGCAACGAGATGCGCGCGGCGGCGTCCGAATCGCGCCGCCAGTCCCCTTCGGACGACGCGGAGTCCTGGCGCGCCGCCAAGCAGGGCTGGAAGGAGCAGGCCCGCCGCGCGAAGGACGAGTCGCGCCGCGCCCGCGAGGACGCCCAGCAGGCGCGCCGCCAGGCGAAGGAGGCGCAGGAGTCGGCGCGCGAGGAGATGCAGCGCATCGCCAAGCAGGTCCAGGACCAGGTCCAGGGCCACTTCGCGCGCGGCGACTGGCCGACGGGGGTCCGCGAGGGCCTGTCCGAACTGGCCGGCCAGCTGAGCGGCATGACCTGGCCCCCGAGCGCGCCGTCCGGCGGCGCCCGGCCCGCGCCGGAGTCGCCGTCGTCCGCCCCGGAGTGGGCGAAGGACACCCCGGAGACGGGCGACCCGGCCCGCGACCTGGACCGCCTGCTGGACCGCTTCCGCGACGACATCCGCGACGCGGCGCGGGACAACGGCGTGACGGAGTCACAACTGGGCGAGGCACGCAGGCACTTGTCGACGGCGGCGGCACACATCACGGCGCTGCTGAGGGTGGGCGGTCGGGGGTAA
- a CDS encoding DUF4097 family beta strand repeat-containing protein has protein sequence MAESTWRVAEPRKLTFEEPVTSLSVRIVSGTVNVVGADEATLAAQGGARLEISQIEGPPLIVTRSGSELTVTYEDLPWKGFLDWLDPKGRHRTAVVSLTVPATARVEVGVVGAGAMISGMRGRTDVRGVNGDTTLVGLAGPVRADTVSGNLEAQAVTGDLQYHSVSGDLTFVEGAGSSVRADSVSGDMVIDLDPAGKPTDIKLTTVSGEVAIRLPHPTDAKVEANTASGSVSSAFDDLRVSGMWGAKKITGTLGAGTGTLKATTVSGSIALLRRPPTADAHSPADAPSTPETKEH, from the coding sequence ATGGCGGAATCGACATGGCGCGTCGCCGAGCCGCGGAAGCTCACGTTCGAGGAGCCGGTGACCTCGCTCAGCGTGCGCATCGTCAGCGGCACGGTCAATGTCGTCGGTGCCGACGAGGCGACGCTGGCCGCGCAGGGCGGTGCCCGGCTGGAGATCTCGCAGATCGAGGGCCCGCCGCTGATCGTGACCCGCAGCGGCTCCGAACTCACCGTCACCTACGAGGACCTGCCCTGGAAGGGGTTCCTCGACTGGCTCGACCCCAAGGGCAGGCACCGCACCGCGGTCGTCTCGCTCACGGTGCCCGCGACGGCGCGCGTCGAGGTCGGCGTGGTCGGCGCCGGCGCGATGATCTCCGGCATGCGGGGCCGCACGGACGTACGGGGCGTCAACGGCGACACGACGCTGGTCGGCCTCGCCGGTCCGGTACGGGCCGACACGGTCAGCGGCAATCTGGAGGCCCAGGCCGTCACCGGCGACCTCCAGTACCACTCGGTCTCCGGTGACCTGACGTTCGTCGAGGGCGCGGGGTCCTCCGTACGGGCGGACTCGGTCAGCGGCGACATGGTCATCGACCTCGACCCCGCGGGCAAACCCACCGACATCAAGCTCACCACCGTCTCCGGCGAGGTCGCGATCCGGCTGCCGCATCCCACGGACGCCAAGGTCGAGGCGAACACCGCCAGCGGCTCGGTCTCCAGCGCCTTCGACGACCTGCGCGTCAGCGGCATGTGGGGCGCCAAGAAGATCACCGGCACCCTCGGGGCCGGGACCGGCACGCTCAAGGCGACCACGGTCTCCGGCTCGATCGCGCTGCTGCGCAGGCCGCCGACGGCCGACGCGCACTCGCCGGCCGACGCGCCTTCGACGCCCGAAACGAAGGAGCACTGA
- a CDS encoding DUF6104 family protein: MYFTDRGIEELAKRRGEEEVTFEWLADQLRTFVDLNPDFEVPVERLATWLARLDDDEDE; encoded by the coding sequence GTGTATTTCACCGACCGTGGCATCGAGGAGCTGGCGAAGCGGCGCGGCGAGGAGGAGGTCACCTTCGAGTGGCTGGCCGACCAGCTGCGGACGTTCGTCGACCTCAACCCCGACTTCGAGGTCCCCGTGGAACGGCTGGCGACCTGGCTCGCCCGGCTGGACGACGACGAGGACGAGTAA
- a CDS encoding multifunctional oxoglutarate decarboxylase/oxoglutarate dehydrogenase thiamine pyrophosphate-binding subunit/dihydrolipoyllysine-residue succinyltransferase subunit — translation MSSQSTSNSSISTDADGQGKNPAAAFGPNEWLVDEIYQQYLHDPNSVDRAWWDFFADYKPGSSGAADKPAETAAAGAAVTAAPAAQAPAPAPAQPAAAAPAPPAAPAAPAQPAAPAQVAAPAKPVATAPAPAKPAEPVAKPAAAKAASNGGAASKDTEAPAGPEYVTLRGPAAAVAKNMKVSLELPTATSVRAVPVKLLFDNRIVINNHLKRARGGKISFTHLIGYAMVQALKAMPSMNHSYVEKDGKPTLVKPDHVNLGLAIDLVKANGDRQLVVAAIKKAETLNFFEFWQAYEDIVRRARANKLTMDDFSGVTASLTNPGGIGTVHSVPRLMAGQSMILGVGAMEYPAEFQGTSQDTLNKLGISKVMTLTSTYDHRVIQGAASGEFLRIISQLLLGENGFFDEIFESLRIPYEPVRWLKDIDASHDDDVTKAARVFELIHSYRVRGHVMADTDPLEYRQRKHPDLDVTEHGLTLWDLERDFAVGGFAGKSMMKLRDILGVLRDSYCRTTGIEFMHIQDPKQRKWIQDRVERPGSKPEREEQLRILRRLNAAEAFETFLQTKYVGQKRFSLEGGESVIPLLDAVIDAAAESRLDEVVIGMAHRGRLNVLANIVGKSYAQIFREFEGNLDPKSMHGSGDVKYHLGAEGTFTGLDGEQIKVSLAANPSHLETVDPVIEGIARAKQDIINKAGTDFTVLPVALHGDAAFAGQGVVAETLNMSQLRGYRTGGTVHVVINNQVGFTAAPESARSSMYATDVARMIEAPIIHVNGDDPEAVVRVARLAFEFRQTFNKDVVIDLICYRRRGHNEGDNPKFTNPQMYNLIDKKRSVRKLYTESLIGRGDITLEEAEQALQDFQGQLEKVFAEVREATSQPGPTHVPDAQAEFPVSVTTAVSQEVVKRIAESQVNIPDGVTVHPRLMPQMVRRAASVEDGTIDWGMGETLAIGSLLMEGTPVRLSGQDTRRGTFGQRHAVLVDQDTGNDYTPLLYLSEDQAHYNVYDSLLSEYAAMGFEYGYSLARPESLVMWEAQFGDFVNGAQTIVDEYISAAEQKWGQTSGVTLLLPHGYEGQGPDHSSARPERFLQMCAQNNMTVAMPTLPSNYFHLLRWQVHNPHHKPLIVFTPKSMLRLKAAASKAEEFTTGGFRPVIGDDSVDPSAVRKVVFTAGKVYYDLDAERQQRGVTDTAIIRLERLYPLPGKELQAEIAKFPNAEKYLWAQEEPANQGAWPFIALNLIDHLDLAVGADVPHGERLRRISRPHSSSPAVGSANRHKTEQQQLVNEVFDA, via the coding sequence GTGTCGTCTCAGTCCACCAGTAACTCGAGCATCTCGACCGACGCAGACGGGCAGGGGAAGAACCCTGCCGCTGCCTTCGGGCCCAATGAGTGGCTCGTCGACGAGATCTACCAGCAGTACCTCCACGACCCGAACTCAGTCGACCGTGCCTGGTGGGACTTCTTCGCCGACTACAAGCCGGGTTCCTCCGGCGCGGCGGACAAGCCGGCGGAGACCGCAGCCGCGGGGGCTGCGGTGACCGCCGCGCCTGCCGCGCAGGCACCGGCGCCCGCCCCGGCCCAGCCGGCGGCTGCCGCGCCGGCTCCGCCCGCCGCACCCGCGGCTCCGGCGCAGCCGGCGGCCCCCGCCCAGGTGGCCGCTCCCGCGAAGCCCGTGGCCACGGCGCCCGCTCCGGCCAAGCCGGCCGAGCCCGTCGCCAAGCCGGCGGCGGCCAAGGCCGCTTCGAACGGCGGTGCGGCGAGCAAGGACACCGAGGCGCCCGCGGGCCCGGAGTATGTGACGCTGCGTGGCCCGGCGGCGGCCGTCGCCAAGAACATGAAGGTGTCGCTGGAGCTGCCCACGGCCACGTCCGTGCGCGCGGTGCCGGTGAAGCTGCTCTTCGACAACCGCATCGTCATCAACAACCACCTGAAGCGGGCGCGGGGCGGCAAGATCTCCTTCACCCACCTCATCGGGTACGCGATGGTGCAGGCCCTCAAGGCCATGCCGTCGATGAACCACTCGTACGTGGAGAAGGACGGCAAGCCGACCCTGGTCAAGCCCGACCATGTGAACCTCGGCCTCGCCATCGACCTGGTGAAGGCCAACGGCGACCGCCAGCTCGTCGTCGCGGCCATCAAGAAGGCCGAGACGCTCAACTTCTTCGAGTTCTGGCAGGCGTACGAGGACATCGTCCGGCGGGCCCGCGCCAACAAGCTGACGATGGACGACTTCTCCGGCGTCACGGCTTCGCTGACCAACCCCGGCGGTATCGGCACTGTCCACTCCGTGCCGCGCCTGATGGCCGGTCAGAGCATGATCCTCGGCGTCGGCGCCATGGAGTACCCGGCGGAGTTCCAGGGCACGTCCCAGGACACCCTGAACAAGCTGGGCATCTCCAAGGTCATGACGCTGACCTCGACGTACGACCACCGGGTCATCCAGGGTGCGGCGTCCGGCGAGTTCCTGCGGATCATCAGCCAGCTGCTGCTCGGCGAGAACGGCTTCTTCGACGAGATCTTCGAGTCGCTGCGGATCCCCTACGAGCCGGTCCGCTGGCTCAAGGACATCGACGCCTCGCACGACGACGACGTCACCAAGGCCGCCCGGGTCTTCGAGCTGATCCACTCCTACCGGGTGCGCGGCCATGTCATGGCCGACACCGACCCGTTGGAGTACCGCCAGCGCAAGCACCCCGACCTGGACGTCACCGAGCACGGCCTGACGCTGTGGGACCTGGAGCGCGACTTCGCCGTCGGCGGTTTCGCCGGCAAGTCGATGATGAAGCTCCGCGACATCCTCGGTGTGCTGCGCGACTCGTACTGCCGCACCACCGGCATCGAGTTCATGCACATCCAGGACCCGAAGCAGCGCAAGTGGATCCAGGACCGTGTGGAGCGCCCGGGCAGCAAGCCGGAGCGCGAGGAGCAGCTGCGGATCCTGCGCCGGCTCAACGCGGCCGAGGCGTTCGAGACGTTCCTGCAGACCAAGTACGTCGGCCAGAAGCGGTTCTCGCTGGAGGGCGGCGAGTCCGTCATCCCGCTGCTCGACGCGGTCATCGACGCTGCGGCCGAGTCGCGGCTCGACGAGGTCGTCATCGGCATGGCGCACCGCGGCCGGCTCAACGTCCTCGCGAACATCGTGGGCAAGTCGTACGCGCAGATCTTCCGGGAGTTCGAGGGCAACCTCGACCCCAAGTCGATGCACGGCTCCGGCGACGTCAAGTACCACCTGGGCGCCGAGGGCACCTTCACCGGGCTCGACGGCGAGCAGATCAAGGTCTCGCTGGCGGCGAACCCCTCCCACCTGGAGACGGTCGACCCGGTCATCGAGGGCATCGCCCGCGCCAAGCAGGACATCATCAACAAGGCCGGCACCGACTTCACGGTGCTGCCCGTCGCGCTGCACGGCGACGCGGCCTTCGCGGGCCAGGGCGTCGTGGCCGAGACGCTCAACATGTCCCAGCTGCGCGGCTACCGCACCGGCGGCACCGTCCATGTCGTGATCAACAACCAGGTCGGCTTCACCGCCGCCCCGGAGTCCGCGCGCTCGTCCATGTACGCGACCGACGTCGCCCGCATGATCGAGGCGCCGATCATCCATGTGAACGGTGACGACCCGGAGGCCGTGGTCCGCGTCGCGCGGCTCGCCTTCGAGTTCCGCCAGACGTTCAACAAGGACGTCGTGATCGACCTCATCTGCTACCGCCGCCGCGGTCACAACGAGGGCGACAACCCGAAGTTCACCAACCCGCAGATGTACAACCTGATCGACAAGAAGCGCTCGGTGCGCAAGCTCTACACCGAATCGCTCATCGGCAGGGGCGACATCACGCTGGAAGAGGCGGAGCAGGCGCTCCAGGACTTCCAGGGTCAGCTGGAGAAGGTCTTCGCCGAGGTCCGCGAGGCCACCTCGCAGCCGGGTCCGACGCATGTCCCGGACGCGCAGGCCGAGTTCCCCGTCTCGGTGACCACGGCGGTCTCCCAGGAGGTCGTCAAGCGGATCGCCGAGTCCCAGGTCAACATCCCCGACGGCGTGACCGTCCACCCGCGGCTGATGCCGCAGATGGTGCGCCGCGCCGCCTCCGTCGAGGACGGCACGATCGACTGGGGCATGGGCGAGACGCTCGCCATCGGCTCGCTGCTGATGGAGGGCACCCCGGTCCGGCTGTCGGGCCAGGACACCCGGCGCGGCACGTTCGGCCAGCGCCACGCGGTCCTGGTCGACCAGGACACCGGCAACGACTACACGCCGCTGCTGTACCTCTCCGAGGACCAGGCGCACTACAACGTCTACGACTCGCTGCTCAGCGAGTACGCGGCGATGGGCTTCGAGTACGGCTACTCGCTGGCCAGGCCCGAGTCGCTGGTCATGTGGGAGGCCCAGTTCGGCGACTTCGTCAACGGCGCCCAGACCATCGTCGACGAGTACATCTCGGCCGCCGAGCAGAAGTGGGGCCAGACGTCCGGCGTCACGCTGCTGCTGCCGCACGGCTACGAGGGCCAGGGCCCGGACCACTCGTCCGCGCGCCCCGAGCGCTTCCTGCAGATGTGCGCGCAGAACAACATGACGGTCGCGATGCCGACCCTGCCGTCGAACTACTTCCACCTGCTGCGCTGGCAGGTCCACAACCCGCACCACAAGCCGCTCATCGTCTTCACCCCGAAGTCGATGCTGCGTCTGAAGGCGGCGGCGTCGAAGGCGGAGGAGTTCACCACCGGCGGGTTCCGCCCGGTCATCGGCGACGACAGCGTGGACCCGTCAGCGGTCCGCAAGGTCGTCTTCACGGCCGGCAAGGTCTACTACGACCTGGACGCGGAGCGTCAGCAGCGCGGCGTCACGGACACGGCGATCATCCGCCTTGAGCGGCTGTACCCGCTGCCGGGCAAGGAACTCCAGGCCGAGATCGCCAAGTTCCCGAACGCCGAGAAGTACCTGTGGGCCCAGGAGGAGCCGGCGAACCAGGGAGCGTGGCCGTTCATCGCGCTCAACCTGATCGACCACCTGGACCTGGCCGTCGGAGCCGACGTCCCGCACGGCGAGCGCCTGCGCCGCATCTCGCGGCCGCACTCCTCGTCCCCCGCAGTCGGCTCGGCCAACCGTCACAAGACGGAGCAGCAGCAGCTGGTGAACGAGGTCTTCGACGCGTAG
- a CDS encoding HAMP domain-containing sensor histidine kinase has protein sequence MNLPSRRPPSRNLRPFSIKAKLGTLVVVSVFITTGLLMVALRTKTELRFITVFSVIATLLITQFVAHGLTAPLDEMNTVAKGISHGEYTRRVSGADRRDELGDLASTINRMADDLEAVDRHRKELVANVSHELRTPIAALRAVLENVVDGVSAADPETMRTALSQTERLGRLVETLLDLSRLDNGVVPLRARRFEVWPYLSGVLKEANLAASQRGLSSGSGNHTRTDVHLHLDVSPPELTAHADAERLHQVVANLIDNAVKHSPAHGRVTVRARRGPQPESLDLEVLDEGPGIPEPERSRVFERFNRGSTPAPGPGTDGGTGLGLAIARWAVDLHGGRIGVAESARGCRIRVTLPGVQQNTRLTYNS, from the coding sequence ATGAACCTGCCGAGCAGACGCCCGCCCAGCAGGAATCTGCGTCCGTTCTCCATCAAGGCCAAGCTCGGCACCCTCGTCGTGGTCTCCGTCTTCATCACGACGGGGCTGCTGATGGTGGCCCTGCGCACCAAGACCGAGCTGCGGTTCATCACCGTCTTCTCGGTGATCGCGACCCTGCTCATCACCCAGTTCGTGGCGCACGGCCTGACCGCCCCGCTGGACGAGATGAACACCGTCGCCAAGGGCATCTCGCACGGTGAGTACACCCGCAGGGTCAGCGGCGCCGACCGGCGGGACGAGCTGGGCGACCTGGCGTCCACCATCAACCGCATGGCGGACGACCTGGAGGCGGTCGACCGGCACCGCAAGGAGCTGGTCGCCAACGTCTCGCACGAACTGCGCACCCCCATCGCGGCGTTGCGCGCCGTGCTGGAGAACGTCGTGGACGGGGTGTCGGCCGCCGACCCGGAGACGATGCGCACGGCGCTGAGCCAGACGGAGCGGCTGGGCCGGCTCGTGGAGACGCTGCTGGACCTGTCGCGGCTCGACAACGGCGTGGTGCCGCTGCGGGCCCGCCGCTTCGAGGTGTGGCCGTATCTGTCGGGCGTGCTCAAGGAGGCCAATCTGGCGGCCTCGCAGCGCGGCCTCAGCTCGGGGTCAGGGAACCACACCCGTACGGACGTGCATCTGCATCTGGACGTGTCGCCGCCCGAGCTGACCGCGCACGCGGACGCGGAGCGGCTGCACCAGGTCGTGGCCAACCTGATCGACAACGCTGTCAAGCACAGCCCGGCGCACGGCCGGGTCACCGTACGGGCCCGGCGCGGCCCGCAGCCCGAGTCGCTGGACCTGGAGGTGCTGGACGAGGGCCCCGGGATCCCCGAGCCGGAGCGCAGCCGGGTCTTCGAGCGGTTCAACCGGGGCAGCACCCCGGCGCCGGGACCCGGTACGGACGGCGGTACGGGTCTCGGTCTCGCGATCGCCCGCTGGGCGGTGGATCTGCACGGCGGCCGCATCGGAGTGGCCGAATCAGCGCGCGGCTGCCGGATACGGGTCACTCTTCCGGGAGTCCAGCAGAACACCCGGTTGACGTACAATTCGTAA
- a CDS encoding response regulator transcription factor — MEQTHTSQNGVAATPGAQRRVLVVEDDATIVDAIAARLRAEGFMVQTALDGPAAVDAAEAWQPDLMVLDVMLPGFDGLEVCRRVQAQRPVPVLMLTARDDETDMLVGLGVGADDYMTKPFSMRELAARVHVLLRRVERAALAAVTPRSGILRLGELEIDHAQRRVRVRGEDVHLTPTEFDLLVCLANTPRAVLSREQLLAEVWDWADASGTRTVDSHIKALRRKIGAERIRTVHGVGYALETPAP, encoded by the coding sequence ATGGAGCAGACACACACCAGCCAGAACGGGGTCGCGGCGACGCCCGGCGCCCAGCGCCGGGTCCTGGTCGTGGAGGACGACGCGACGATCGTCGACGCCATCGCGGCGCGGCTGCGGGCCGAGGGGTTCATGGTCCAGACGGCGCTCGACGGCCCGGCGGCGGTCGACGCCGCCGAGGCGTGGCAGCCGGATCTGATGGTCCTCGACGTGATGCTGCCCGGCTTCGACGGCCTGGAGGTCTGCCGCCGGGTACAGGCGCAGCGCCCGGTGCCGGTCCTGATGCTGACGGCGCGTGACGACGAGACCGACATGCTGGTGGGTCTCGGGGTCGGCGCCGACGACTACATGACCAAGCCGTTCTCCATGCGGGAGCTGGCCGCCCGGGTGCATGTGCTGCTGCGCCGCGTCGAGCGGGCCGCGCTGGCCGCCGTAACCCCGCGCAGCGGGATCCTGCGCCTCGGCGAGCTGGAGATCGACCACGCGCAGCGCCGGGTGCGGGTGCGCGGCGAGGACGTCCATCTGACGCCGACCGAGTTCGACCTGCTGGTCTGCCTGGCGAACACGCCGCGCGCCGTCCTCTCCCGCGAGCAGCTGCTCGCCGAGGTGTGGGACTGGGCGGACGCCTCGGGCACCCGTACCGTCGACAGCCACATCAAGGCGCTGCGCCGGAAGATCGGCGCCGAGCGGATCCGTACGGTGCACGGCGTCGGGTACGCCCTGGAGACCCCGGCGCCATGA
- a CDS encoding spermidine synthase, with protein sequence MPQTVPDPDAVPVTLDRRDGPYGEVVLRRQGDRLEIIANGTFLMDTSDGRSERLLIDAALGALSEERRNSMPSVLIGGLGVGFSLAHAAADPHWGRIAVVERERAVIDWHHGGPLARISGAALVDPRTVILHTDLVEHVRTTTDRYDALCLDIDNGPDWTVTESNESLYTQAGLAACRALLNPGGVLAVWSAQPSPTFGDALRNAGFNGVTTQEIQVARGVPDVVHLGVRTA encoded by the coding sequence GTGCCCCAGACCGTTCCCGATCCCGATGCCGTGCCCGTCACGCTGGACCGCAGGGACGGTCCGTACGGGGAGGTCGTGCTGCGGCGGCAGGGGGACCGGTTGGAGATCATCGCCAACGGGACGTTCCTGATGGACACCTCCGACGGGCGCTCCGAACGGCTGCTCATCGACGCCGCGCTCGGCGCGCTGAGCGAGGAGCGGCGCAACAGTATGCCGTCGGTCCTCATCGGCGGCCTCGGGGTGGGCTTCTCGCTCGCGCACGCGGCGGCCGATCCGCACTGGGGGCGGATCGCGGTGGTCGAGCGGGAGCGGGCCGTCATCGACTGGCACCACGGCGGGCCGCTGGCCAGGATCTCCGGGGCCGCGCTGGTCGACCCGCGGACTGTGATCCTTCACACCGACCTCGTGGAGCACGTCCGCACCACGACGGACCGCTACGACGCACTCTGTCTGGATATCGACAACGGCCCCGACTGGACCGTGACCGAGAGCAACGAAAGCTTGTATACACAGGCAGGACTGGCTGCCTGCCGGGCCCTGCTGAACCCCGGCGGCGTCCTCGCCGTCTGGTCCGCGCAACCCTCTCCGACCTTTGGCGATGCGTTGCGGAATGCCGGATTCAACGGGGTAACCACCCAAGAGATCCAGGTTGCCCGGGGAGTGCCCGACGTGGTCCATCTCGGCGTTCGCACTGCGTAG
- a CDS encoding ABC transporter ATP-binding protein, giving the protein MTRPTEREQSVPEVREQTIAVSGLTVRHRRTVALDAVALGFGTGVHGLLGPNGAGKTSLIRVLATVSAAAEGQVELLGHDVSDRRARSEVRRRLGYLPQEFGYYPGFTVREFVSYVAWLKEMPAQGVAGAVERAVERVGLAGRIDAKIKTLSGGMVRRVGIAQAIVNDPDLLLLDEPTAGLDPEQRVEFRALLREVGSAATVVVSTHLVEDVATACSEVTLLESGRVAFRGTTAELTAAGSGATAADERDANPIERGYTAALRTHRAGVR; this is encoded by the coding sequence ATGACGCGACCGACCGAGAGAGAGCAGTCAGTGCCGGAAGTGCGGGAACAGACCATCGCGGTGAGCGGGCTGACGGTCAGACACCGGAGAACGGTCGCGCTCGACGCCGTAGCGCTCGGCTTCGGCACGGGGGTGCACGGGCTGCTCGGTCCGAACGGGGCCGGCAAGACGTCCCTGATCCGGGTGCTCGCGACGGTCTCGGCGGCGGCCGAAGGACAGGTGGAGCTGCTGGGACACGACGTGTCGGACCGGCGGGCCCGCTCGGAGGTCAGGCGGCGGCTCGGCTATCTGCCGCAGGAGTTCGGCTACTACCCGGGCTTCACGGTGCGGGAGTTCGTCTCGTACGTGGCATGGCTGAAAGAGATGCCCGCGCAGGGGGTGGCGGGGGCGGTCGAGCGCGCCGTGGAGCGGGTCGGACTCGCCGGGCGTATCGACGCGAAGATCAAGACGCTGTCGGGCGGCATGGTGCGCCGCGTCGGCATCGCCCAGGCGATCGTCAACGACCCGGATCTGCTGCTGCTCGACGAGCCGACGGCAGGTCTCGACCCTGAACAGCGCGTCGAGTTCAGGGCGCTGCTCCGCGAGGTGGGCAGCGCGGCCACGGTCGTCGTCTCGACGCATCTGGTGGAGGACGTCGCCACCGCGTGTTCAGAGGTGACGCTGCTGGAGTCGGGCCGGGTGGCCTTCCGCGGCACGACGGCGGAGCTGACCGCCGCCGGTTCGGGGGCGACCGCCGCCGACGAGCGCGACGCCAACCCGATCGAGCGCGGCTACACGGCGGCGCTGCGGACCCACCGGGCGGGCGTGCGATGA